The proteins below are encoded in one region of Myxocyprinus asiaticus isolate MX2 ecotype Aquarium Trade chromosome 13, UBuf_Myxa_2, whole genome shotgun sequence:
- the bglap gene encoding osteocalcin, whose product MKSITILMMCCITAVCVSAGLTDSSHTKSVIAAESPSDEGVFVKRDMASTLVRQRRAGVAPADLSVAQLESLKEVCEANVACEHMMDTSGIIAAYTAYYGPIPY is encoded by the exons ATGAAGAGTATTACAATCCTGATGATGTGCtgcatcactgctgtgtgtgtgagcgcag GTCTTACTGATTCTTCACACACAAAATCAGTGATTGCTGCAGAATCTCCCAGTGATGAAg GTGTGTTTGTGAAGCGTGACATGGCGTCCACTCTTGTGAGACAGAGAAGAGCTGGAGTGGCTCCTGCAGATCTGTCTGTGGCTCAGCTAGAGag TCTCAAAGAAGTGTGTGAAGCAAACGTGGCGTGTGAACACATGATGGACACTTCTGGAATCATCGCTGCCTACACTGCATACTACGGGCCCATTCCCTACTAG
- the mgp gene encoding matrix Gla protein isoform X1 has translation MHFSLHCVLLCVSLTLCVCYDSQESLESFEDVFVNRYRANAFMNRPREGRYNQYHYRIKSPAERKAEICEDFSPCRLFAHHYGFPLAYQKYFGGLQLNPNRPQNNFNLRRY, from the exons ATGCATTTTTCTCTTCACTGTGTGTTACTGTGTGTTTCTCTCACACTCTGTGTTTGCTACG ATTCTCAGGAGAGTCTTGAGTCATTTGAGG atgtgtttgtcAATCGATATCGAGCAAATGCGTTCATGAACCGCCCACGAGAGGGCAGATATAACCAGTATCACTACAg aataaagtctCCGGCTGAGAGGAAGGCCGAGATCTGTGAAGATTTCTCACCCTGCCGTCTGTTCGCTCACCATTACGGTTTCCCACTCGCCTATCAGAAATATTTTGGTGGTCTGCAGCTGAACCCGAACAGACCTCAAAATAACTTTAACCTCAGGAGATACTAA
- the LOC127450062 gene encoding WW domain-binding protein 11 isoform X1 — MGRRSTSSTKSGKFMNPTDQARKEARKRELKKNKKQRMMVRAAVLKMKDPRQIIRDMEKLDEIEFNPVQQPLLNEKVLRDKRKKLRETFERIVRLYERENPETYKELRKLEVDYETKRGQLALYFHSVKNAESVEVDSIPLPDMPHAPSSILIQDIPLPGAQPPSILKKSSALGKGSAVSSAALAGVPRLPPGRKPPGPPPGPPPPQILLLYGNTRRAGTRAHTHTHTFIYTPPPHTRYSNMCLMSEGGGGSDTEMFDVGGRDTDSESDAEDDSDSQDDSGGERDDTDADMRMTSDRHDDLENERADKHTGRSVRFADMPPPGEKRKKRAMKKTKTITPLQAMMLRMAGQSVPEEDEEDEEEFTDSEDSDADDEGVTAEAAHSLANPRLPAPTAPIAAQQPPPHMQAPPITGPPPLGPPPAPPMRPPGPPSGPPPGPPPGAPPFMRPPGLPAALRGPMPRMLPPGPPPGRPPGPPPGPPPGLPPGPPPRGPPPRLPPPAPPGMPPPPPPPRAGPPRMAPPLSLFPPPLNPNVLSAPPSIVPRQKPSAASVSSDSSQNASARPSTMQLPPPPGTAPPLAPTIEKRANISGPPAAQPGGATISAKPQIINPKTEVTRFVPTALRVRRDRAGAVERTGGRREDEREQPKQVSINPSQPTGAAPHNMKTKDQMYEAFMREMEGLL, encoded by the exons ATGGGGCGACGTTCCACCTCCTCCACCAAGAGTGGGAAATTTATGAACCCCACCGATCAGGCCA GGAAGGAGGCGCGCAAGAGAGAGCTGAAGAAG aatAAGAAGCAGAGGATGATGGTTCGAGCAGCGGTGCTGAAGATGAAGGATCCACGTCAGATCATCAGAGACATGGAGAAACTTGATGAGATAG agttCAACCCGGTGCAGCAGCCACTGTTGAATGAGAAAGTTCTGCGTGACAAACGTAAGAAACTGCGTGAGACATTTGAGCGAATCGTCCGTCTGTACGAGCGGGAGAATCCAGAGACGTATAAAGAGCTTCGGAAGCTGGAGGTGGATTACGAAACCAAACGAGGACAGCTGGCACTCTACTTCCACTCTGTCAAG AACGCTGAGTCTGTGGAGGTGGACAGTATCCCTCTTCCTGACATGCCACACGCTCCATCCAGCATCTTAATCCAGGACATCCCACTGCCTGGAGCTCAACCGCCATCAATACTGAAGAAGAGCTCTGCACTCGG gAAAGGGTCTGCGGTGTCCTCAGCTGCTCTCGCTGGAGTTCCTCGTCTGCCGCCTGGACGAAAACCACCGGGACCCCCGCCAGGACCCCCGCCTCCACAGATACTGCTGCTGTATGGAAACACACGGCGAGCAggtacacgcgcacacacacacacacacacatttatatatacacccccaccacacacacgCTACAGTAACATGTGTTTGATGTCAGAGGGCGGTGGCGGTTCAGATACCGAAATGTTTGATGTTGGCGGGCGAGACACTGACAGCGAGAGTGACGCAGAAGACGACAGCGACTCGCAGGATGACAGCGGCGGAGAAAGAGATGACACAGACGCTGACATGAGAATGACGAGTGATCGCCATGACGACCTAGAGAACGAGAGAGCCGATAAACACACAG GTCGCAGTGTGCGGTTTGCTGACATGCCTCCACCTGGagagaagaggaagaagagggCGATGAAGAAGACCAAGACCATCACACCACTGCAGGCCATGATGCTGAGGATGGcag GTCAGTCAGTGCCTGAGGAAGAcgaggaggatgaagaggagTTCACAGACTCGGAGGATTCGGATGCTGATGATGAAGGTGTGACTGCTGAAGCTGCTCACTCATTGGCCAATCCCAGACTTCCTGCTCCAACTGCACCAATTGCAGCTCAGCAGCCTCCTCCACACATGCAGGCTCCACCAATCACAGGGCCTCCTCCTTTAGGACCGCCTCCTGCTCCTCCAATGAGGCCACCGGGACCACCATCTGGCCCGCCTCCAGGACCACCTCCTG GTGCTCCTCCGTTCATGAGGCCTCCAGGGCTGCCGGCCGCTCTCAGGGGTCCGATGCCGCGCATGCTGCCTCCAGGACCCCCGCCGGGCCGACCGCCAGGACCTCCTCCCGGACCGCCGCCAGGTCTGCCCCCCGGACCCCCTCCCAGAGGACCCCCACCCCGCCTGCCCCCTCCGGCTCCTCCAG GAATGCCTCCACCACCCCCTCCTCCCCGTGCCGGACCCCCCCGCATGGCTCCCccactctctctcttccctccaccGCTCAACCCCAATGTGCTCAGTGCCCCGCCCAGCATCGTCCCGCGTCAGAAGCCTTCGGCGGCGTCTGTTTCCAGCGACAGCTCTCAGAACGCGTCCGCACGCCCCTCCACCATGCAGCTGCCCCCGCCCCCTGGCACCGCCCCCCCGCTCGCCCCCACCATCGAGAAACGCGCCAATATCTCTGGACCCCCTGCGGCACAGCCGGGCGGCGCCACCATCTCCGCCAAACCTCAGATCATCAACCCCAAGACGGAGGTGACACGCTTTGTTCCCACGGCGCTCCGCGTGCGCAGAGACCGCGCCGGCGCGGTGGAGAGAACGGGCGGCAGGAGAGAGGACGAGCGTGAGCAGCCCAAACAAGTGTCTATAAACCCATCCCAACCCACCGGTGCCGCCCCGCACAACATGAAGACTAAAGACCAGATGTACGAGGCCTTCATGAGGGAGATGGAGGGGCTGCTGTGA
- the LOC127450062 gene encoding WW domain-binding protein 11 isoform X2: MGRRSTSSTKSGKFMNPTDQARKEARKRELKKNKKQRMMVRAAVLKMKDPRQIIRDMEKLDEIEFNPVQQPLLNEKVLRDKRKKLRETFERIVRLYERENPETYKELRKLEVDYETKRGQLALYFHSVKNAESVEVDSIPLPDMPHAPSSILIQDIPLPGAQPPSILKKSSALGKGSAVSSAALAGVPRLPPGRKPPGPPPGPPPPQILLLYGNTRRAEGGGGSDTEMFDVGGRDTDSESDAEDDSDSQDDSGGERDDTDADMRMTSDRHDDLENERADKHTGRSVRFADMPPPGEKRKKRAMKKTKTITPLQAMMLRMAGQSVPEEDEEDEEEFTDSEDSDADDEGVTAEAAHSLANPRLPAPTAPIAAQQPPPHMQAPPITGPPPLGPPPAPPMRPPGPPSGPPPGPPPGAPPFMRPPGLPAALRGPMPRMLPPGPPPGRPPGPPPGPPPGLPPGPPPRGPPPRLPPPAPPGMPPPPPPPRAGPPRMAPPLSLFPPPLNPNVLSAPPSIVPRQKPSAASVSSDSSQNASARPSTMQLPPPPGTAPPLAPTIEKRANISGPPAAQPGGATISAKPQIINPKTEVTRFVPTALRVRRDRAGAVERTGGRREDEREQPKQVSINPSQPTGAAPHNMKTKDQMYEAFMREMEGLL, translated from the exons ATGGGGCGACGTTCCACCTCCTCCACCAAGAGTGGGAAATTTATGAACCCCACCGATCAGGCCA GGAAGGAGGCGCGCAAGAGAGAGCTGAAGAAG aatAAGAAGCAGAGGATGATGGTTCGAGCAGCGGTGCTGAAGATGAAGGATCCACGTCAGATCATCAGAGACATGGAGAAACTTGATGAGATAG agttCAACCCGGTGCAGCAGCCACTGTTGAATGAGAAAGTTCTGCGTGACAAACGTAAGAAACTGCGTGAGACATTTGAGCGAATCGTCCGTCTGTACGAGCGGGAGAATCCAGAGACGTATAAAGAGCTTCGGAAGCTGGAGGTGGATTACGAAACCAAACGAGGACAGCTGGCACTCTACTTCCACTCTGTCAAG AACGCTGAGTCTGTGGAGGTGGACAGTATCCCTCTTCCTGACATGCCACACGCTCCATCCAGCATCTTAATCCAGGACATCCCACTGCCTGGAGCTCAACCGCCATCAATACTGAAGAAGAGCTCTGCACTCGG gAAAGGGTCTGCGGTGTCCTCAGCTGCTCTCGCTGGAGTTCCTCGTCTGCCGCCTGGACGAAAACCACCGGGACCCCCGCCAGGACCCCCGCCTCCACAGATACTGCTGCTGTATGGAAACACACGGCGAGCAg AGGGCGGTGGCGGTTCAGATACCGAAATGTTTGATGTTGGCGGGCGAGACACTGACAGCGAGAGTGACGCAGAAGACGACAGCGACTCGCAGGATGACAGCGGCGGAGAAAGAGATGACACAGACGCTGACATGAGAATGACGAGTGATCGCCATGACGACCTAGAGAACGAGAGAGCCGATAAACACACAG GTCGCAGTGTGCGGTTTGCTGACATGCCTCCACCTGGagagaagaggaagaagagggCGATGAAGAAGACCAAGACCATCACACCACTGCAGGCCATGATGCTGAGGATGGcag GTCAGTCAGTGCCTGAGGAAGAcgaggaggatgaagaggagTTCACAGACTCGGAGGATTCGGATGCTGATGATGAAGGTGTGACTGCTGAAGCTGCTCACTCATTGGCCAATCCCAGACTTCCTGCTCCAACTGCACCAATTGCAGCTCAGCAGCCTCCTCCACACATGCAGGCTCCACCAATCACAGGGCCTCCTCCTTTAGGACCGCCTCCTGCTCCTCCAATGAGGCCACCGGGACCACCATCTGGCCCGCCTCCAGGACCACCTCCTG GTGCTCCTCCGTTCATGAGGCCTCCAGGGCTGCCGGCCGCTCTCAGGGGTCCGATGCCGCGCATGCTGCCTCCAGGACCCCCGCCGGGCCGACCGCCAGGACCTCCTCCCGGACCGCCGCCAGGTCTGCCCCCCGGACCCCCTCCCAGAGGACCCCCACCCCGCCTGCCCCCTCCGGCTCCTCCAG GAATGCCTCCACCACCCCCTCCTCCCCGTGCCGGACCCCCCCGCATGGCTCCCccactctctctcttccctccaccGCTCAACCCCAATGTGCTCAGTGCCCCGCCCAGCATCGTCCCGCGTCAGAAGCCTTCGGCGGCGTCTGTTTCCAGCGACAGCTCTCAGAACGCGTCCGCACGCCCCTCCACCATGCAGCTGCCCCCGCCCCCTGGCACCGCCCCCCCGCTCGCCCCCACCATCGAGAAACGCGCCAATATCTCTGGACCCCCTGCGGCACAGCCGGGCGGCGCCACCATCTCCGCCAAACCTCAGATCATCAACCCCAAGACGGAGGTGACACGCTTTGTTCCCACGGCGCTCCGCGTGCGCAGAGACCGCGCCGGCGCGGTGGAGAGAACGGGCGGCAGGAGAGAGGACGAGCGTGAGCAGCCCAAACAAGTGTCTATAAACCCATCCCAACCCACCGGTGCCGCCCCGCACAACATGAAGACTAAAGACCAGATGTACGAGGCCTTCATGAGGGAGATGGAGGGGCTGCTGTGA
- the mgp gene encoding matrix Gla protein isoform X2, whose product MHFSLHCVLLCVSLTLCVCYDVFVNRYRANAFMNRPREGRYNQYHYRIKSPAERKAEICEDFSPCRLFAHHYGFPLAYQKYFGGLQLNPNRPQNNFNLRRY is encoded by the exons ATGCATTTTTCTCTTCACTGTGTGTTACTGTGTGTTTCTCTCACACTCTGTGTTTGCTACG atgtgtttgtcAATCGATATCGAGCAAATGCGTTCATGAACCGCCCACGAGAGGGCAGATATAACCAGTATCACTACAg aataaagtctCCGGCTGAGAGGAAGGCCGAGATCTGTGAAGATTTCTCACCCTGCCGTCTGTTCGCTCACCATTACGGTTTCCCACTCGCCTATCAGAAATATTTTGGTGGTCTGCAGCTGAACCCGAACAGACCTCAAAATAACTTTAACCTCAGGAGATACTAA